A window of Drosophila sulfurigaster albostrigata strain 15112-1811.04 chromosome X, ASM2355843v2, whole genome shotgun sequence genomic DNA:
TATCCTTCATATCCACTAAAAACATACACCTCATGCTCAACGTGGGGATTTCACGACTCAAGTTATTTATGCAGACTCACATACACAAAGCATGCAAAGATTTTCCAGCTCAGCTCCATtctcctccccttcccctcacGAGTTGGATGATGGCCCAATCGTTGTGCTTCCTCTTTCCTCTTTGCCTAGAGCATCTGCCCCGGCAAGCATACAATTAGCTGCAACGGTAATTAAAGCAATTGTACCATAAATCTTTTGCCAATTTAATGGCAACTGCTTCAAATGGGCGTAGCCCTCGCACTAACATCAGCTGCCTGAGGGACAATCTTCTCTCATTCCCCCTCTTCCCGTTTCCCGCTCCCAGAGCAGTGTAAAGCCAGGGGGCGTATGTGCCAAGTAATtgtagccaaaaaaaaaagggaaaagaagtagaaataacaacaaaaaatgccaaattaatataaatttaatagttgGCTGGCATTTATGGCCCACACACAAAGCATTAAAGATACAGAGAGAGTGAAGGaggagaaaaagaaagagagagatagagatagaggaGTGGAGCAGGAGATGAGAGAAAGAAtcattaaatgcatttaaaaacattCGAAATTGCAAGTCTAGTCAATACCCTttgcaaaattaacaaaatagcAAGCAATACATcactatatatttttcattgcaGATAAACTGTacaataatagtatatttttaatgtaatagtatatacataccgTATAAAGCCTTtcatatattgaaatattctcGAAgtatatgtttaaaattataattcatggcttggtttttattaaaatgaatctaagtgcatatataaatgttatactaaataaagtcattagtatatttaaaaatttcttagtatatcttttaaataataaagttctGTTTGAGCACATAGAACAAACGACAAAtaatgttgtttaattttgtattttagttatttgcatttttttctaatAAGGGTTCTAATCATTATAGAATTTTGTAAATTCACCGAtttacaaaagaaatataacGTCAAgtaaaccaaaataaatattactatgAACGAGACTGTCCCAATCGaactattgtttttaaatttctactAAAACTATTGTAAAACTTAAAAAGATTAACTAAATGAAAGCTGTGTATgtaacaaaatgtaaaacatttttaatacaatataattatattgttcctaaagtatttttaagaacagcaagaacaaatattacaaatattaagaTGTCGCCAAGCGAGCAGCTTCTACTTCTTTATACCAATTGAGTGTTCTTTTATAGAATTATTTATATAGGAAATCTTAGCTCTAAGAAAAATGCGTTGAAAATAATGTGAAAACATGGTATCAAACTTCATTTAATACAAggaaaaagtatttttgagtaatgataatatcaataaattgttaaataaataattacaacatAATTGAGCATGCAACGCTTAAAAAAATACTCTACAAATATTTGGATAATATTCTACAATCGAAAAAtgagcaacaaacaaatatacccAACTGTCAGGCGAAAAGTGTTTAGGGGCAAAAACTATTTAGTCAGCTCTGCTCGTGGAAAAGCGCCACACTTGGCTGCCATtcaaaagcaattgaaatagcaaattaataacTGTAAACCGGATTTTGTTGGGTGCCATccaacgaaaataaataagccGAAAGTAGGCGATGCAATTAAAAGCGAGCATTGGagattgtattttatataaaataaaattgtgctTCACGTTGCAAACAGTTTGATTTCATAACACAGGACACAGGactttctttctctctatctctctctctcttgagtGAAATGAGTGACGCCAAAGCGAAGCGGACGTCAAAGTCAACGCGCAACTCGCCGCGTCTCTTTGAGGCGGATGAGTTGGCGCCGCTTATGCAAccgttgcaactgttgcaagcCAGGACTCAGACACAGAAGCATCGCCCCAAGTCTGAGATACTGCGTGAACTGAGACGTTTGCGTGCCACGTCCACAAGCCTCGACGAcgaagagaaggagaaggaaagGGAAAAGAAGGCGCAACAAACAGGAATAAATGTGAAACCTTTGCGAACGCTGGAACAGCTCGATGCACTGCGTCTGACGCGGCATCGCATCAAGCAGCTGCTCGACTGCAGCAGCTTCGATCAGGTGGTCAGCAATTGTTTTGTGCGTCTCAATGTGAGTGCCCCGAATGCTCCGCCCGAGTATCGCATTGCGGAAATCGTGCTCGTCGAGCAGCTGACAGAGGGTTACTACGTGGACAAGCTCGCCACGAATATTGCCCTTCATTTGCGCTACGAGGATCTCGTGCAGCGTCACGAACTCAACGACATCTCGAACATGGCATTCACCAGCGAGGAGTTCGAACTGTGGCGCGACAATTGCATTTGTCAGGCCATTGAGTGGCCAACCACAGAGTTGGTCGCTCGCAAGAAGATCGAGTTGTATAATGCCCTAAACAGCGAGGGCAACAAGCTGCCGACGATGATGCTCCACAAGAACGGATTGCTCACCACTGTGATGCCAATGCGGCCAATGCCACGCGGTGGTTTACTGGAGCGATTCGGTGGCAAGTATCCCTGGAAGTTGCAACGTCCGTCGCCCAAGGAGAAGTTAAATGCGagtgatgatgctgctgctactgaTGCTTCAGGGAATCGCGTCGTTGAGCTGGAGGCGATCAACAAAGAGCTGGAACTGCAACGTAAAGCGAAACTTGGCTAAAGCGAACTTTTACAACTTTGTCTTCGACATCAAATTCCGAAATCGAATTGTTCTCTTTCATGGTTCCACtttcataattatattatattattatataacttTGATTTTAGCCCAACTTTCAATAGAATGAcgcaatgcaaaaataatgtgTTTCCTTATATAGAATAGTTATATTTGactgaatttatttatttatccaaAGAAAACATCCTCTCGTATCATGAGTGTTTtgtcatttttaaataaacaaattattcacTTAGTTTACTATTctttaatgttaaattatgtaatttccagtattaaacaaaatagttattgttgctgcaagAGGGCGACCCGATTTTGTAAGGCCCTAAAACACAAATtccttttaaaattaaagatcTAAAAAGCACTTGCAATCTATCAAGATAAAAACTATGggtatatacaatttttttttaattgatgtGAAAAGATGAAATTGCTCTTAGCTTagggaaaagaaaaacaatatatgaaaaataatacaaaattatatataattgaacAGCATTTTAAGGTCGCCAAAGTGTGCTTAGCGAATATATTTGATTGTTAAAATATCTCAGCAGGCGCTTGATtcaagttgctgctgtcgattcattctctctgtctcagtcaagaattttatttttattggaaGCAGCTCGTTAGccgtaaaaaatatatttcgagaacaaaaaaaaaaaaaaaaggaaaaattgtGAAACAAACTGTGCGCGTTCTTGTTAGTAATATTAACCAATTGAAGCGCTTGCAAGCGAactaatttctttttgttcaaagttctaaatcaaaattaaaactaaattcatAGAATACACTTTAgcgataaaagcaaaagaacacacacaacaatggAGAGCTTGGTGAACAATCAATTGATGCGTCTGCTGAAGGACCTGACATCGGCGCATCCGGAAACAGTTCGCAAATCGAGTGACGAGTTGGCCAAAGAGTTCAACGACTCGGCGAGCACGCTGCAATTGTGTGCGGTGTTGGGTAACGTGGAGAAACAAAGCGAGCTGCGCAAATGCGCTGGCAACTTACTTAAAACCCGTCTCGCGGACAGCGAGTCCTGGCCCAAGGACATTCAGCGGCAAACTCAAACGGAACTGTTGGGAGCCTTAAAGTCGCTGCGCTTGGACGATGACGAGACGCTGCAGACGTTGATACTACGCAATCTGAGCGTGATGATGCAACACGAAGAGACCAGCGAATGGAATGAATTGGTTTTGGATCACGTGGAGACGCTGAGTAAATCACAGGACAATCAACAGCAGACGCTGAGTGCCATCATCTTTAGGCTGCTCGCGAAGATGGCAccgaaaatgttgcaaaactATTTGCAACGTGCGCAGCGCATCTTCATGCACATCGTGCAACAGGCTGAGGCACAGGGACAGCTCTTCTCTACGGCCACCGAGCAGCTGTTGCATGGCTGGACGCTGATCGTGCCGTTGTATCTCAAACGTGCCgctggcaaacaacaaaccgCATTGGCTGCAACGTTGCCTCACATCATGAAGCTGACGCATGCCGCCGCCTATCACAAATCGGAGGTTGGACTTGCCACATCGCCGGCTTCGTGCCGCGGCATCGCTGTGCTCTGCAAGCTGAATCAGCAGATGCCCGAAATGGTTTCGCCGCATCTCCAACTCGTCTTGGACGAACTCTGCACGCTTGCGAGCGACATCAAGCTGAGCGATACGCTGCGAGTGAAGGCAATTGTGGGTATCAAAAGCTGTGTGCGCAGCATGAGGCGTCACATCATTCGGCTGAAGCTGATGGATAAGTTGCTGATGACACTCTGCGGACTGTTGGCCTTGCAGCCACCGAAGCTCGACGAGCACGGAGAGGAGCTCTTTCTGGGGGCCAGTAGTGAGGAGGAGGAGTCAGCGGCAGCCACGCCCCTCTCTGAGGCAGCCAACACCATAAACTATGTGGCCGCCCACTCGGACACGAATCGTGTCGCCGATCGTGCTTTGAGGCTGATGCAACCGCAGCTGGAGCAAACGGAATCGCCGCTGAAGCGTCTTGGCGCcttgctctttctctcgctgATGGCGAAAGGTTTCTGCGATCTGCTGGCGGACACGCATCTCGATCGCTTTGTCGCTGCCGTGGAGCGAGGCTTTCAGGATTCGGATGATCTCGTGCGTCGCGGAGCCCACTTTGCTTTGTCCGTCATGGCCGAGAATCTGCAGCCGGAGATCACGCGTCTGGCGGATCGTGTGTTGCCGCTCTTCTATAACTTCTTCGATGGCCTTAGCGCCGAGCAGCGTCTCGTCGCTGGTGATACGGAGGTGTACACCCGCATGTTCTGCACTCTGGAGATCTACTGTGAGAGCCTCAAGCCTGAGATGATGCAGCCGCATCTCGCGGAGCTGATGAAGCGTCTGATGCTCCTGCTGCAGCCGAACACTAATTCGCCTGCCTTGCGACAGATGTGTTTGACCACGATCGCCAGTCTGGCCAAGCAGAGCAAGCAGCTGTTTGCCCCCCACTTCGATGAGGTCATGTGCGCCACGATGCCTCTGGTCAAGCACGCACCCGATGAGAATCAACTGCTGCTCCGCACACATGCCATTCAGGTGGGTTTACTATTTGTACTTCTTAATAAGTTGGAGTTGTGGGTAGTAGCAATTATCTGTAAATCATTTACGTCTGTAGAGAATTGAAGGTATTATTTCATACTTTATTCTGCATTGCTGGTTATAAAgatcatatttattatataggatatttaataatatacttGTACATCTGTATATTAGTACGTTTCGATTAAACTTGATTAATACTGCTTTCTAATGACGACAGACTTCGTTTCGGCGGTCTGATGCTGCTGATACTGCTCTGCTTTTTTATGACTTATGATCTTAATACCTCTCACGATTATTTCTCTACTTCTGGCAGCTGATGATACCGATATCTTAGTGCCTATAAACTTTCTAATGCCAACCGATACCGATAGGGTCTATCGTCTAGCCTCTACCTCTACCTCTACCTCTGTTACACGTCTGTGTTGTAGACTATAAAAGATTTCATTGGCAGCTCACGAATTTCGtgataattttcatttgcattacaTGTGTTTTCttaagttttcattttatattttacactcaCAACTTCTATTTATATTGCCAGTGTCAACATGGTCAACAAGTGTAGAATTAAAGAATATTCTAATAAAATTAGGACCGTTCTCAAATTATGATCAAATGCTGAGAGAAatttaacctttttttttatccatatttaatttcttatctCGGCTGAAAATGCTCTTGGAATATTAGTTtgttacaacaaatttatgaattactGAATTAAGTAAAATCtgatttaaaagcattttacaCTATCATAAGAATGAAATTCCATTGCTCTCTTAGGCCATAagaatttattcaatatttgacacaatttaataacaattatatttcattaaaattattttgtttcattttatatttattgatttattattcattattctGGCTTAACTGTAGCTCGCTTGATTTATTCAGGCgctttgcacttttttttattattaaatctaaCTTAACAATTgacaataattgtaattaatatttaaatatttttaataacgcaatcaacaatcaaaatcagcaatcaaaattaaacattattgCGCTTACGCCAGAAGAGCTtgatatatgtttttttttctttatgtgCTACCTTCTTATTTTAGCTACTCGATTGAATTTTCTACATGTTTCTGAATTGCTCGACAGGTGATCAATGCGCTGGGTCAGGTGAACCCGGAAAAGTTTGGGAAGGAAGCGACGAATCTATTTGCCAGCTGCCTGGACACGATTAAGCACGTGTCTGGAGCTCAAATGTTCACCTACGAACTGCTCGGCGTACTCTCCGGTTACATTCCCAAAGAGATCAATGCGCACTTCTCGCTGATAATGAATGGAATCTTGACGTCCATTAAGGAGGCAGCCAACGTGGAAAAAGCCAGCGATGCAAGCAAAGACGatgacgaagacgacgacgacgatagTGATGCTGCTAGCACcgatgaagatgatgacgaagacgatgacgatgatgctgAGAACGagaatgataatgatgatgatgagtccGAGGATGAGGACGACGAGAGCAGCACTGAGGAAGAGTCGGGCAGTGTGCGCGATGGCCACGGCGATCAAACGGAGGCGAGCACTCGCAGCACCGAAAGTGCAGCCAGCTATGTGAATGGACACGACGAGGCTGTGATGTGTCTCAAGGCATTCGCCATCAACATGCCCAACACACTGTTGCCTTATCTGTCAGAGTCGACGCAACGCGTCTTCACATCCACCGATCACATGGAGGAGCTGGACAAATGGTCCGCTTATGAGACGCTCACGCAATTCATTTTACTCTATTCAAAGCAAGGCAACGTTTCGGAGGCAAAGAAACATTGCATCCAACTGCTGCCGGCGATGGTGTACTTTGTGCAGACGGCGAAAGAGACGGTTAACGTGGTGAGTGTGATGAAGAGCATTGAGCAGCTGCTGTCGGTCCTGAAATCGGATGCTTTGGCCGCCGAGGGCTATGCGGAGATGGTGTTCGAAATGCTGCGTCGCACGCTGCGCCGCAAGCTCAATTGTCAGTTCAACATTGGCATCGACCAGGAGATGGAAACCCTGCAGCAATGGAGCCAGGCGATGTACGCCGAACAGCAGGTGATGGAGGCCGCTGGCGATCTGATTCCCGTCTTTGGACATTCGCTGACCAAGCGGCAGTTTGCCTCGTATTTGCAAACGTTGAGCAAGAGTTTCGTTAAAAATCTGCGACAGAGTTCGCCCAGCGGTCAAGTGACACGCAGCAATTTCTTTATGTACACGCTGATGGGACGCAGCATGGAGGCGCTCGGCGTCATGGCCGAGCAATACTACGAGGTGTTGTGCTATGGCATACTCGATTGCATGCAGGATCAACGGCGGCGTATACGTGATTTTGCCAGGCAACAAATCGATTGGCTGCTCACGCACTCGACGGAGCACAACAACGCAGAGACAATCATTGCGGCCACATCGTGTGTCTTTGGCGATGCCCTCGCTGCCGGTTCGCCAACGCTGGAGAAGGATGAGCGCGATCTGCTGATCGCGATTCTTGCACGCATGATTCGCATCGACAACAAATGCGTTGCGATGAACACGCTAATTCCCCTCTTTCTAGGCAGTttgccgctgcagcagcgatTCGAGTGCTACATCGATGTGATGCCCGCGTTGCATGTGATCTTCAAGGCACGCATGGATCTATTGCGTCCTCATCTCGCCGAGATGCTTGAAGTGCTGCTCGCTGCTTTGCAGGCACAGCATTTGCCCAATGCGGCGCTGAGGCAAATGACCATCGAACTGGTGAAGTGCATCAAAATGGATGATGAGGCTCTTTATCAGCAGGTTAGCGAAAAGTTTGAGGAGGTCAGAGCGATAATTGTTTAAGCAGAGTTGCGAAACGAAAGTAATCGAAATTAATCCCAAAATGTGTACGAGTAATTTAAGTTGGAAACAGTTGCGAAATTCTGGTGAAATTTGACTTTTCTTGCATTCGAATAAAGTTCAGAAGTTCGGCGAGTCTCAAGTCtcttcattttgtgttttactcGATCGTTTGTTACAGACTGACGATTGTTTATCTTCGAGCTGCCAACGTTTGCTATTACATTGCTGCCAACTCGAAACAAACTATAGAATAAGAGCTAAATCTATAGACAGTTCCAAAATAATCGTAGGAAATGTAAAATTACTTTTCTTCCGTTCGAATAGGGTTAACTGAATTGGTTTTTTCTTGATCGTTCGAAATCGTTTATTGACAAACCTTTACTTATTTCACTGCCAACTCAAAACGAACTTTTGCTTGAGTGCCACAGTTGAAAAATTCTGGTGGCAAATTGAAtgggaaatatatttttctcatCAAAGTTTACTTAGTCtcttcaatttttcattttcgagCGAGCTTCCAACTTTTTCATGTACAGGGCTGTCAACTGAAGCGAACTATGGAATGAGAGCTCAAACTATCGGTAGTTGCGAAATTCTTATGCGTTCGAATAAAGCTTAGacgttcagttcagttcggttttttttttattcttttttctcGACCGTTTGCTACAGACTATTTCTTGAGTTTAAACTATCGACAGTTGCTAAATTCTGGTAGCAAATTTAATGAAGAAGATATTCGCGTTCGAATAAAGTTTACTGAGTCTCTTCCATCTTTTCTTCTCGATCATTTGTTCTCGCTGAGCTGCCAACCTTTTCTTATTGCGTAGTGCTGCCAACTCGAAACGAACTATCGAATGAGTGCTCAAACTATCGATATATTACAACTCCTTAAACGCTATTACAATATGCTACTTacaaaaaatagcaaaagtaGCATGTTTAAATTGATGAGCAGTGATTTGAGTTTTGCgagaatatatgtattctATT
This region includes:
- the LOC133847733 gene encoding uncharacterized protein LOC133847733 — encoded protein: MESLVNNQLMRLLKDLTSAHPETVRKSSDELAKEFNDSASTLQLCAVLGNVEKQSELRKCAGNLLKTRLADSESWPKDIQRQTQTELLGALKSLRLDDDETLQTLILRNLSVMMQHEETSEWNELVLDHVETLSKSQDNQQQTLSAIIFRLLAKMAPKMLQNYLQRAQRIFMHIVQQAEAQGQLFSTATEQLLHGWTLIVPLYLKRAAGKQQTALAATLPHIMKLTHAAAYHKSEVGLATSPASCRGIAVLCKLNQQMPEMVSPHLQLVLDELCTLASDIKLSDTLRVKAIVGIKSCVRSMRRHIIRLKLMDKLLMTLCGLLALQPPKLDEHGEELFLGASSEEEESAAATPLSEAANTINYVAAHSDTNRVADRALRLMQPQLEQTESPLKRLGALLFLSLMAKGFCDLLADTHLDRFVAAVERGFQDSDDLVRRGAHFALSVMAENLQPEITRLADRVLPLFYNFFDGLSAEQRLVAGDTEVYTRMFCTLEIYCESLKPEMMQPHLAELMKRLMLLLQPNTNSPALRQMCLTTIASLAKQSKQLFAPHFDEVMCATMPLVKHAPDENQLLLRTHAIQVINALGQVNPEKFGKEATNLFASCLDTIKHVSGAQMFTYELLGVLSGYIPKEINAHFSLIMNGILTSIKEAANVEKASDASKDDDEDDDDDSDAASTDEDDDEDDDDDAENENDNDDDESEDEDDESSTEEESGSVRDGHGDQTEASTRSTESAASYVNGHDEAVMCLKAFAINMPNTLLPYLSESTQRVFTSTDHMEELDKWSAYETLTQFILLYSKQGNVSEAKKHCIQLLPAMVYFVQTAKETVNVVSVMKSIEQLLSVLKSDALAAEGYAEMVFEMLRRTLRRKLNCQFNIGIDQEMETLQQWSQAMYAEQQVMEAAGDLIPVFGHSLTKRQFASYLQTLSKSFVKNLRQSSPSGQVTRSNFFMYTLMGRSMEALGVMAEQYYEVLCYGILDCMQDQRRRIRDFARQQIDWLLTHSTEHNNAETIIAATSCVFGDALAAGSPTLEKDERDLLIAILARMIRIDNKCVAMNTLIPLFLGSLPLQQRFECYIDVMPALHVIFKARMDLLRPHLAEMLEVLLAALQAQHLPNAALRQMTIELVKCIKMDDEALYQQVSEKFEEVRAIIV
- the LOC133848710 gene encoding RNA polymerase-associated protein RTF1 homolog; translation: MSDAKAKRTSKSTRNSPRLFEADELAPLMQPLQLLQARTQTQKHRPKSEILRELRRLRATSTSLDDEEKEKEREKKAQQTGINVKPLRTLEQLDALRLTRHRIKQLLDCSSFDQVVSNCFVRLNVSAPNAPPEYRIAEIVLVEQLTEGYYVDKLATNIALHLRYEDLVQRHELNDISNMAFTSEEFELWRDNCICQAIEWPTTELVARKKIELYNALNSEGNKLPTMMLHKNGLLTTVMPMRPMPRGGLLERFGGKYPWKLQRPSPKEKLNASDDAAATDASGNRVVELEAINKELELQRKAKLG